One Pyxicephalus adspersus chromosome 3, UCB_Pads_2.0, whole genome shotgun sequence genomic window carries:
- the LOC140327347 gene encoding receptor-type tyrosine-protein phosphatase T-like, translating into MCTPRSYLLLIAICLIYGYGANDNSTTAAGKKGHFDKPTIKNVNITSQEEPYHCTVSCGTGYHPSSHNIVCDNHNGSLQWNVTGLCLGICDKPETDNLNITSQVKLDYNVGDMVNVSCGAGYRLLSNVVCKNHNGTLQWNVTCLGRCKKPSASNLSITSTEKEFYDIGDVLIIQCDNGSIANITCVDHYDHPQWNKTVQCIGQCKKPSMSNLSITSTEKEFYDIGDVITVRCDPGYLPSSTNMTCVDRNGSTEWNETVQCAKRCYKPHAKHLSNAKLMNPYYDLGTVIKLYCDPGYHPLSKNIVCEDMNGTPQWNVTALCLAQCKKPENTNISPNKEYHKVNKSWKVECVPGYYPLYKTIKCIPAGDNSIWDHPSPCIGVTMTDWSVTSTSISFQFLCSPSCPNNWKFNATLENNTTQNMALMHGHLANTTNVTFTNLQPFSQYRINATLKDNSELYPMEIFEIQTNESVPSSPIIKQTPKLEDNTIRWELSDIRGKVTGFQMNISASRDYNASFTVDEYFWFARNETEYKIPFQYGTNYSVTLGGFTSVGAGNLTYLLIEIEIGDPPRHVENTLNGSTLQLLPVHDLYGPISFYEIIVVSGQEHNLSASCSNSSWTSGHYTAAILPAQNLTEERSFTLGDGQYYNGFHNTPFIPKHTYTIYIRVISQWKQVNKSSCAFAGFIDIAEPESGAGQIIAGSISAVVLLLIILILVVVWRKRSSWKSSRSNDIPLKVHSGPGKKKDIPVTNFLEVVKRFRMMEIQNTNDEEEDSAILSVGRYQEYKELPSGLMHLCNVAMSQENQAKNRYKKVFPYDDSRVVLRSNHSRSDYINASYIDGYKAPKYYIATQGPLPETVADFWSMVWQENSSVIVMLTGLEEQNKVKCERYWPEHSQTYGDFTVSIQKIVQTGAFTIRSSSLKKVQSTVQMMVEQIHYLRWPDHGVPKNTSDMVQLVELVNKCISPESGPIIVHCSAGIGRTGTFLALDILLKMAHATKKVNVYNCVLELRKKRVKMVQEKEQYIFLYDVLLETLLCGSTSIAVSDIQKLSHQMSVRSPTTNMNGFDREFQAVEKITELYQIFPCKEGKKLENQTKNRFPNILPGDHWRPILLSSLTRYGAPGYINAVFINSNCQDDALIVTQLPMKQTLADFWALVWDYKCTAVVMMQRAQDLRENGARFWPENRETCFGAFKVNTTETNPCNGYTVSTLNLTKNNRISDSSLVVRLFQLDSWPLNRPIPENPAALISLIGEAEKFQQQMSDSRILVTCCDGAERSGLFCAGVIICDQICSDGCLDVSQAVRSLRRRRCQFIPNVEQYSFCYTLAQSYLDSFETYGNFK; encoded by the exons gaCATTTCGATAAGCCAACAATTAAGAACGTGAATATCACAAGTCAAGAAGAGCCGTAccattgtactgtgagctgtggcacTGGATATCACCCATCATCCCATAATATTGTATGTGACAACCATAATGGCAGCCTGCAGTGGAATGTCACCGGTCTGTGTTTAG GTATTTGTGATAAGCCAGAAACAGACAACTTGAACATCACAAGTCAAGTAAAACTGGACTACAATGTTGGTGATATGGTCAATGTGAGCTGTGGCGCTGGATATCGGCTATTATCTAATGTTGTATGTAAGAACCATAATGGCACCCTACAGTGGAACGTGACCTGTTTAG GACGCTGTAAGAAGCCATCAGCAAGCAACCTGTCAATcacaagtacagaaaaagaaTTCTATGACATTGGGGATGTACTTATAATCCAATGTGACAATGGATCAATCGCCAATATCACATGTGTGGATCACTATGATCACCCTCAGTGGAACAAGACCGTCCAGTGTATCG GGCAGTGTAAAAAACCATCTATGAGTAACTTGTCCATTACAAGCACAGAAAAAGAATTCTATGACATTGGTGATGTGATAACAGTGCGCTGTGATCCCGGATATCTCCCATCATCCACCAATATGACGTGTGTGGACCGCAATGGTTCCACTGAATGGAATGAGACTGTTCAGTGTGCAA AACGGTGCTATAAGCCGCATGCTAAACACTTGTCAAACGCAAAGCTCATGAACCCTTACTATGACCTCGGGACAGTAATTAAATTGTATTGTGATCCCGGATATCATCCATTATCCAAGAATATTGTATGTGAGGACATGAATGGTACCCCGCAGTGGAATGTGACTGCTCTGTGTTTAG CGCAAtgtaaaaagccagaaaacaCCAATATTTCTCCAAACAAAGAATACCACAAAGTGAACAAAAGCTGGAAGGTGGAATGTGTTCCAGGGTATTATCCGTTATATAAGACAATAAAATGTATACCAGCCGGAGATAACTCTATTTGGGATCACCCTTCACCATGCATAG GAGTCACGATGACAGATTGGAGTGTCACCTCTACAAGCATCAGCTTCCAATTTTTATGTTCTCCATCATGTCCAAATAACTGGAAATTTAATGCTACCCTGGAAAATAATACAACTCAAAATATGGCTTTGATGCATGGACATTTGGCTAATACGACAAATGTGACGTTCACCAATCTTCAGCCGTTCTCTCAGTATAGAATCAACGCCACGCTCAAGGATAATAGTGAGCTTTACCCAATGGAGATATTTGAGATCCAAACTAATGAATCAG tGCCCAGTAGTCCTATCATAAAGCAAACTCCAAAATTGGAAGATAACACAATACGATGGGAACTCTCCGACATTCGGGGAAAGGTCACTGGTTTTCAG ATGAACATCTCTGCCTCGAGGGATTACAATGCGTCTTTTACTGTGGATGAGTATTTCTGGTTTGCTCGCAATGAGACCGAGTATAAAATCCCTTTCCAGTATGGAACCAACTACAGTGTCACCCTTGGAGGATTCACATCGGTTGGAGCGGGAAATCTTACATACTTATTAATTGAAATAGAAATTGGGG ATCCTCCTCGTCATGTGGAGAACACATTAAATGGTTCCACTTTACAGCTGCTCCCAGTTCATGACCTGTATGGGCCTATCAG TTTTTATGAAATAATTGTCGTCAGTGGTCAGGAGCACAATCTGAGTGCAAGCTGCTCCAACTCCAGCTGGACTTCGGGTCACTATACGGCAGCTATTCTTCCAGCACAGAACCTTACTGAGGAGAGATCCTTCACTTTGGGTGATGGCCAATATTATAATGGATTCCATAACACCCCTTTTATCCCCAAACATACCTACACAATCTACATACGGGTCATCAGCCAGTGGAAACAG gTGAATAAATCGTCCTGTGCTTTTGCTGGCTTCATTGACA TTGCAGAACCTGAGAGCGGTGCAGGTCAGATCATTGCTGGGTCAATATCAGCTGTGGTTTTACTGCTGATCATTCTAATCTTGGTGGTTGTATGGAGGAAACGGTCTTCCTG gaaaTCAAGCCGGTCAAATGACATCCCATTAAAGGTTCATTCTGGCCCGG GAAAGAAGAAAGATATCCCTGTTACTAATTTCCTGGAGGTTGTGAAAAGATTCCGGATGATGGAGATACAGAACACCAATGATGAGGAGGAGGATTCAGCAATTTTATCTGTAGGACGATACCAGGAGTACAAG GAACTTCCAAGTGGATTAATGCACCTCTGTAATGTTGCCATGTCCCAAGAAAATCAAGCTAAGAATCGCTACAAGAAGGTTTTTCCAT ATGATGACTCCCGGGTGGTGCTGAGGTCCAATCACTCCAGATCCGATTATATAAATGCCTCCTATATTGAT GGTTACAAGGCACCAAAATACTACATAGCAACACAAG GACCCTTGCCAGAGACTGTAGCTGACTTTTGGAGCATGGTGTGGCAGGAGAACAGTTCTGTAATTGTGATGCTGACCGGGTTGGAAGAACAAAACAAG GTAAAGTGTGAGCGCTATTGGCCAGAACACAGTCAGACCTACGGTGACTTCACAGTTTCCATCCAGAAAATTGTGCAGACTGGTGCATTTACCATCCGCAGCTCCTCTCTAAAGAAG gtgcaGTCCACAGTGCAGATGATGGTGGAGCAGATCCATTACCTCAGATGGCCGGACCATGGAGTACCCAAGAACACATCAGACATGGTGCAGCTCGTAGAACTTGTGAACAAATGTATTTCACCTGAATCAGGTCCTATAATTGTACACTGCAG TGCTGGTATTGGCAGAACTGGCACATTCTTGGCACTGGACATTCTTCTGAAGATGGCTCATGCGACAAAGAAGGTGAATGTGTATAATTGTGTTCTAGAGTTACGGAAGAAAAGGGTGAAGATGGTGCAAGAGAAG GAGCAGTATATTTTCCTCTATGATGTCTTGCTGGAAACTCTTTTGTGTGGATCCACCAGCATCGCCGTATCGGACATCCAGAAACTCTCCCATCAAATGTCTGTTCGAAGTCCAACAACGAATATGAATGGGTTCGATAGGGAATTCCAG GCCGTGGAGAAAATTACAGAATTATATCAGATCTTTCCATGCAAAGAGGGGAAGAAGCTGGAAAACCAGACCAAGAATCGCTTTCCTAATATCCTACCAG GTGATCACTGGCGCCCCATCCTGCTTTCCTCACTCACTAGATACGGAGCTCCTGGCTACATCAATGCCGTGTTTATTAAT TCCAACTGCCAGGATGACGCCTTGATCGTCACCCAATTGCCCATGAAGCAGACGCTGGCGGATTTCTGGGCACTGGTCTGGGACTACAAGTGTACAGCGGTGGTGATGATGCAGAGAGCGCAGGACCTGCGAGAG AATGGTGCCAGGTTCTGGCCAGAGAATAGAGAGACCTGCTTTGGGGCCTTCAAAGTCAACACAACAGAAACTAATCCATGTAATGGATACACAGTCTCAACACTGAACCTGACAAAGAATAATAGG ATCTCTGATAGCAGCCTTGTGGTGAGACTCTTCCAGCTGGATTCATGGCCGTTGAACCGACCTATTCCTGAGAATCCTGCAGCTCTCATCAGTCTGATCGGAGAAGCAGAGAAGTTCCAACAACAGATGTCAGACAGTCGGATTTTAGTCACCTGTTG CGACGGGGCAGAACGATCGGGTCTGTTCTGTGCTGGAGTCATAATCTGTGACCAGATCTGCAGTGATGGCTGCTTGGACGTATCACAGGCTGTGAGGTCACTCCGGAGGAGACGTTGCCAATTCATCCCCAATGTG GAACAGTACTCATTCTGCTACACATTGGCTCAGAGTTACCTGGATTCATTTGAAACCTACGGGAACTTcaagtaa